Part of the Mycoplasma mycoides subsp. mycoides SC str. PG1 genome is shown below.
ACAACTTTTGGAGAGTCTAATAATTTTTGATAACGTTCAATATTATTTTTAAAAAAGTCTGAATTAACTTTTCCAATTTCTTCTAAAGTTTCTAATGCTTTTATTACATCAAATGCTCCATTTAATTCACTATCAAAAACTTGCATTAATGTATTGTTAAATAAACCTGCACCTTTATCTTCATGACCATCAGGAGCTACTAATGCATTATTTAAAACACTTTTTTTCAATTCTTCAGTTACTTCAATACTAATAATTTTACCAACTGTATGATTTTGATATGGTTTAGTTGGATTTGTTATTCTTCTAGTTCTATCTTGATCGTGAACATGAAATCCTGCTGATCCTTCAATTTCAGCTTCAACTTCAACACCATTTATTGAAATTTTAGTTTTTGATCTGCTAGTAGTATGTCTGATTGTACGACTTTGGGGTTTGTTAATTTCTGGTTTTATTTCAGGATTTGCTGCTTCTTTTATTTCTTTTTCTTCTTTTTTAGGAATTATTAGTTTATTTGGTTCTTGTTTTTCAGATTCTTTAATAATTTTTTCAGGATTTGGTTTTAATTTATTATCTCTATTTGAAACTACTGCATCATTTGTTGCGTTATTAATTGGAGTTAATTCAGCATCAGTTATTCCATTTGATGAAGTTTCAAATGAAATATTTGCATCTGAAATTGAATAATATATAACTGATCCAAATGATAAAGAAGTAGCTAAACTAGCTAGTAAAGCATACATTAAAATCTTGTTTTTCTTCTTTTTAAAAAAATACACCATTTTACTCCTTAAATAGAATTTTATATGTTTATATCTATTAAAAATATACCTACTTAACTAATATATTTTAAAGTATTTTTTATTATATATAAATAAAGTAATAATTAGAATCACTATTACATAAAAATAAAAATCTACTTTAGAAGTAGATTTAGTCAAATTTAAATAATTTATCTTTTTGAGATAATTCTAAAACTACATTAGAATTTTTTCAAACTTCATCTGGAATTTTATCTTTTAAAATTGAAATAATTAATTGAGCATTACTATTTAATAGATAATTACTAACACCAATTAACTGATTATCTGACATTAATTCTTTTTTGTCATTTAATAAAAAGTGTAAGCAATTAATGTTAAAATGATCAGCAAATTGTATATAAGCTAAATCATAACAAATAATTTCACCTTGTTTTTTACCAGAACTATGATTTAGTACTGATAAATTAAACTTATAATAGGGTTTACTTTTTTCATTTTCTATTGGAATATGTTAAAAAATATCTTTCATTATATAATGTATCTGATAGTTTTTGAAAATATTTATTAAAAGTATTAAGTCTTTCATCTAGTTTATTTTTAAATTCTTTTGAATACAAATCATTACTTAATAAGCTAATTTTTTGTTTTAATTTGAAAATTATTTTTTCAGAATCATTAATTTGACTTAATTTAGTTTCATACTCACCTTTTTCATAATGTTTCTCATTTAGTTGAGTAATAATTTTATCTAATTCTTTAAAAGTATCATCTTTTGAAAGTCTAATACTTAGATCCTTTTCAATTTTTAATAATTCATTTAATTGATTTTGTAAACTTGACATTTGTTTAAAAATTTCAGGCAGTTCTTTACTAGCAAAAGCGATTTTTTCATCTAGCATTTTGTTGTGAAAATCAACTAGTTGTTCAAAAGTCTTATGTAATTTTGGAATAAATCAGTTTGATTATAAATTAGTTCTAATTGTTTTGTATCGACTGAACTTCTATTTGAATTCATTCTGTTTATAAAATCATTAATGCCATTTTTTCTTGTTTCTAATAAACCAATTTTATTTGAAAGCATAGAAATATTATGTTTAATTTCATTAAAAGCATCTAGATTTATTTGAAAATCTTCATCAATATTTAGTGTTTCTTTTTTCTTCTTTAATTCATTAATCTCATTATTAATAATTTCTAAAGTTTGAACATACACTTGTTTATCTAAATTATGTGATAAAAGCTTTTTTAAATGATCTTGTTCAAATTTTAATTGATTTTGAAAATCTAATAATTCTTTAGAATTTGAAAAACTAAAACCTAGTAAAAATAAGTGTAAAATTTCATATTCAGAGTTTTTTGCAGTTGAATAAAGTGTTTTTAAAGTACTATTAATACTTTGATCTTTATATCTCAAGTTATGAGAAATAATTTGCCTAAATGAAGGTTTTTCTGATTGATGGTTTGGAAAAATTGCATCTAATAATTCTTTTGCTAGCTCATCTTTACTAGCAAAATCTTTATCATTTAATCTAATTATTCTTTCTTTTTTATTTAAAAGTTTCTTTGTATTGTGATTTTATTTGAAAATGGATTATCTAGATTTTCTACTAATTCTAAAGTGATTAAAACTTTATTATTAATTAAAAAATCTTTAACTATATCATTTGTAGTTTTTGATTCAATACCTTTATAAATATCATCAGCTTTACCTGCTAAACAAAAACTAATTAGTTTTAAAACTGTAGTTTTTCCAACGTTATTACCAGTCTGAGTAAGGTCGTTAATAGGAGTATTATCAACAATTAAATTTAATCCTTTTTTAAATTCTAAATCTCTTATAACTTGATTAGGTGTTGAAATTTTTAACCTTTTTATAAACATAAAAGAACTACTCCTTGATCATTTATATCAATTTTATTAGTTAAATATAATCAATCTAAAGATAATAAAAATATGTTAAATGGCATATTTTCTAATGTTTTAATATCTACGTGCAAATCAATAATATCTAAATTACTTTTTTTACATAAAGTTTTTAAAATTAGAGACGCATTATAATAAACACTTAATTTTGGTTGAATATTATCTGGTAATAACATAATTAAATGATCTCCACTTCTTTAAATATTTCACATCTTATAAAAGCATCTACTAGTATTATATCAATGTATAATAATAAACTTTCAATTTCTAAAACTTTTAAATTTATGCTATTTTCTACAAAAGATTTTATTTTATTTTTACACTTATTATAGATTTCATCAGAACTATATTTATTTAAACTTGTTAATTCATTATACACTTGTCTAATAGTTTGTAAAACTGCAAAACTTCTATTATTGGCTTGTTCATCAAATTGATAATAGATATCATAAACAATTGAACTAAAAAAACAATGATCTTCTATTATGTATTTTGTCTTAATTAAATTATTAAAATTTATTTTATCTTGCATTTTAAAAGGTTTAACTTTAGGAATTCTAACTTTAGTTTCAGCTAAGTTAATTTCAGATAGTTTGTTGATAATTTCAGCAAGTATTGAAACATTAATATTTTTTTGTGTCAAATTACTAACTATTTCTTTGTCTAAAAGATTTGATAATTGTTCTAACTTATCAACATCTAAAAATTGAACTTTATCAAAAAAAATATTAAAGTCAATTAAATCATTTTTTAAATCAAAATTTAAATTATAAGGATTTTTAATATTAGATCAATTATTATTAGTGCTTATAATAAGTGATAAAAACTTGAAATTGTAACCTAGATAATCTTTACAAATTTGTTTATTTAAAGAATCTTCTAATTTAGTTTTTGTAAAAGTGGTTGAAACTTGGATTAAAATTTTATTTTTAGTATCAATTAAATCAAAACCTGAAATATTAGATTTGATTGTATTTGCATTTATTAAAGATCAACCATAAATAATGTTAAGTTATTAGTTTAAAACTAATACTTTCTTCTTAATTGTTTTAATAAAATAAAAATTAAAAAATAGCCTTAAGATTAAAAATAGGCTATTTTTAGAAATTATCAAAATATTTTCTTATACACAAACTTAATACAATCAGTAAGATAATAATTCTTTTTTAATTAAGCTTTATTAATTGAACCTAGAATTTCTAGTTTTTGTTTAATCACATTTTTCATTTGTTCAATTGCAAAACGACCAAATTTTCTAGCATCATAACTAGTTGGGTTTTCTTTAAATCATTGTTTTAAACTATTTGCATAAACTAGTTTTAAATCAGTTCCAATATTTATTTTACAAATACCAGAATTAATTACTTTTTTTAAATCAGTATCACTAAGTCCGCTTGATCCATGTAATACTAAAGGAGTATTTATTGAATCTCTAATTTCTTTAATACGATCAAAGTTTAAATTAGGTTCAGTTTTAAAAATTCCATGACTTGTTCCAACTGCTATAGCTAAAGCATCAATTTGAGTTAAATTAACAAATTTAATAGCTTCATCAACACTAGTATATTTATCTATATTTGAATCTGTATCATCTTCTTTACCACCGACATGACCAATTTCAGATTCAACTTCTACGTTTTTTGATTTTGCATAGTTAACTATTTCTAAGGTCTTATTTACATTAGTATTAAAATCATCTAATGAAGCATCTAACATTACTGATGAAAACTCATTATCACAAGCTCATTTAATTAGATTAAGATCATAACCATGATCTCAATGTAAAACTATAGGAACTTTAGTATTACTAATAATTGCATTAGCACTAGCTATAACTATTTCTTTTCCTATATATTTAGCAGCAGATTCTGTTATCATTGCAATTATTGGCGAATTTGATTCTTCAGCAGCTTCAACTATTGCTTTTAACATTTCAAGATTATCAAAATTAAAAGCACCAATTGCATAATGATTTTGTCTAGCTTTTAATAATTGATCTTTTAAACTAGCTTTCATAAAAATCCTTTAAAAAATTTATTTAATAATAAAAGATAAAATTTGTCTTACTAAAATAATCTTTTTATTTGAATAAAGTGAAGATATAACAAAAAACGACAACTTATATCTATTAAAATTTTACAATAGATTTAAAATTATTTTAAACTTTTTTAAACTTTTTTAAAATAAATTGTAAAATAAGGTTAGGGAGCAAGATACGATGTTAAAAGATCAAAGAAGACAAAAAATTCTTGAAATAGTAAATGAAAAAGATTTTGTTACTAATAGACAGTTAGCAAAATTATTGTCTTCTACTATTCAAACTATTATTAGTGATATTTCTGAACTAGATAAAGGAAAAAAACTTTACAAAGTTTATGGTGGAGCAAAATCTGCAAATTCACTAGCAAAGCGTTATGAGTTATTTGATGAAGAAAAACAACATATAAATATAGATATAAAAGATCTTATTGCACAAAAAGCTAGTGAATATGTTAGTAATGGTGATCTGATCTTTTTAGATACTGGAACAACAACAAAGCAAATGATCAAATACTTAATTAATAAAAAAATAATTGTTGTTACTAATGGATATTCAATAGCTTTAAAGTTAGTTGAACAAGACATAGAAGTAATTTTATTGGGTGGATCAATTAATCCATCTACACATGCAACAATTGGTGAACTTGCTCTGAAAAATTTAGATAATTTTTATTTTGATAAGGTTTTTATAGGAATGAATAATTTATCATCACAACATTTTTACACAACAAATATTAAAGAAGCATTAATAAAAGAAAAAGCTATTAAAAATTCTGATAAATCTTTTATATTAATGGATTCTTCTAAATTTGGTTCTAAAAATGTGATTAAAGTAGATGTTTTAAAAGAAACTATTTTAATAAGTGACAAAGATACAGATGAATATAAAGGACTAATTATAAACCTTGAATAAGGATCTATATGACAAAACAACAAAAACAGCTAGCATTAATTGAAGAAATTTTTATTAATGTTGGTGGTAAACAAAATATTAAAGATGTTTATAATTGTGCAACAAGATTAAGACTAACACTTTATGATCAAAGTTTAATTAAATTAGATAATTTAAAAACTTTAAAAAGAACACAAGGTTGTTTAATTTCTAGTGGGGAATTACAAATTATTATAGGATCAGAAGTTAGTCAAATAACTAATCTTTTAAAAGAACAACTACAAATTAATATAGATAAAATTAATGGATTTGAAATTAAAAATTCATTAAATGTAAATAATAAAAAAGTAGGACTTACTAAAAGATTTGTTAAATCAATTTCAGCAATATTTGGTCCACTAATTCCATTTTTAATTGGATTTGGATTAATTATGGCTTTACAACAAATTCTAATTAGAATTGGTTGAGTACATTTAATTAAATCAGACTCAGTGTTTCAAAAAGACTATAATATTTTTGATTTAGTTATAAATACAATAGCTAACTCAGGATTTAAATTAATAGGAGTAATGGTAATTTGATCAACAACTAGATACTTAAAGGGAAATACCGCAATTGCTATTGCTTTAGGTTTAATTATGATTTCACCAATTATTCCAGAACAAGGATTACATTTGTTAAATATTGGTTCTTGAGAAATTGTAATAAAACCATTTTATTCAAAAATTTTAGTATTTATTTTTACAGGAGTAGTTATTTCTTATTTTCAAAAATTAATGAATAAATATTTTCATTCAGTTGCTAATTTTATTTTAAACCCACTTTTATCATTACTAATAGGTGGATTACTAGCATTTTTTGTTATTGGTTCAATAATGTCAATAATCGAATCATATGTCTTAAAAGCATTTAATTGATTTGTAACTTTACCTTATGGAATTAGTGGTTTAATTATTGGATTAACTTGACAACCACTAGTTGTTTTAGGAGTTCATAACGTTCTATTTTTTACAGCTATTGCTGATCTAACAACTACTAATAACCCATCAATATTTTTAGCAGCTGCTTTTGCTGCAGCTTGAGCTCAAATGGGTGCAACTATTGCAGTTGGTATTAAATCTAAAAAAAGTGTAGATAAATCAGCAGCTATTGCTGCAGCTTTACCTGGAATAATTTCAGGACCAACTGAATCTTGTATTTATGCAATTAACTTACCAAGATTCAAACCATTTATTTTAGGAACTATTGCTGGAGGAATTGGTGGTTGACTAATTTCTATATTTAATGTTGGATTAAATAATCTAGCTGGTTTAGGTGGAGATGTAGGATTTTTAGCTTATACTGATAAACTTGTTTTAGCAATTATAATTGATCTAGTATCATTTGTTTTAGGTATTTTAATTACTTATGTATTTTGAAATGAACAACAAGCTGAAGAAATATTATTTAAAGATATTACTAAAGAATTAAAAATTAAAACTGGACACTATAGTTCTAAATTACAAACTCTTTTAATAAAACTAAAAATTAAAAAAGAACAAACTAGTGAAAAACAAACTGAGATTATAAAAACATATAAAGATATAGATTTGCTATATAAAGATATTAAAAAATTTTCAAAACAAACTCTTAAATATGAAAAACTAGTTGAAAAATTAAAGAAAATAGAAACTAAAAATTATAAAATTAAAAACAATATTTTAGCTAAAAAACTTGAAGAACAAAAACTTAAATTAGAAAATCAAATTAAAAGACAAGAAGATATTATTATTAAAAATTCAAAAATAAACTATACAAAAATTAAAAATTACATTGAGCAATTAGAAAAAATAACTAATAGTAATTTAAAAGATTTTAAAACTAAATATTATAGTGCAATTAATAAAATAGCTCTTGATTACAAACTAATTAATTAGAAAGAAATAAAAATGCATAATAAAATTCATATTGTTTCATTAAGTCCATCAATTGACTATATTTTAAAATTTGATAATTTTTTAAAAAATAAAACTAATAGACCTAAAAGTCAATATATGTATGCTGCTGGTAAAGCAATACATATATCTATGTTATTAAATAGATTAAATATAGATAATGAATTATTAGTATTTACAAACGGTAGTTTTGAAACATTTTTTTATAACGATTTAAAAAAAGAACAAATTAAATATAAAAAATTTAAGTCAAATGGTGATATTAGAATTAATCTTAAAATAATAGATAATGAACAAACTGAATCAAGTAGTTATGCTCCAGAAATTAATATTAATGAACTTAATAAATTAAAAAAAATATTTAAATAATGTATTGCAAAAAGATGATGTTTTAATATTAACAGGAAGTTTACCAATTAATACTGATACAAATATTTATGCAGAACTAGTAGAATTAGCTAATCTAAAAAAAGCTTATAGTATTGTTGATTCGTTTGAAGA
Proteins encoded:
- a CDS encoding ABC-three component system middle component 6, coding for MLLPDNIQPKLSVYYNASLILKTLCKKSNLDIIDLHVDIKTLENMPFNIFLLSLDWLYLTNKIDINDQGVVLLCL
- a CDS encoding class II fructose-bisphosphate aldolase, with the protein product MKASLKDQLLKARQNHYAIGAFNFDNLEMLKAIVEAAEESNSPIIAMITESAAKYIGKEIVIASANAIISNTKVPIVLHWDHGYDLNLIKWACDNEFSSVMLDASLDDFNTNVNKTLEIVNYAKSKNVEVESEIGHVGGKEDDTDSNIDKYTSVDEAIKFVNLTQIDALAIAVGTSHGIFKTEPNLNFDRIKEIRDSINTPLVLHGSSGLSDTDLKKVINSGICKINIGTDLKLVYANSLKQWFKENPTSYDARKFGRFAIEQMKNVIKQKLEILGSINKA
- a CDS encoding PTS transporter subunit EIIC, with product MTKQQKQLALIEEIFINVGGKQNIKDVYNCATRLRLTLYDQSLIKLDNLKTLKRTQGCLISSGELQIIIGSEVSQITNLLKEQLQINIDKINGFEIKNSLNVNNKKVGLTKRFVKSISAIFGPLIPFLIGFGLIMALQQILIRIGWVHLIKSDSVFQKDYNIFDLVINTIANSGFKLIGVMVIWSTTRYLKGNTAIAIALGLIMISPIIPEQGLHLLNIGSWEIVIKPFYSKILVFIFTGVVISYFQKLMNKYFHSVANFILNPLLSLLIGGLLAFFVIGSIMSIIESYVLKAFNWFVTLPYGISGLIIGLTWQPLVVLGVHNVLFFTAIADLTTTNNPSIFLAAAFAAAWAQMGATIAVGIKSKKSVDKSAAIAAALPGIISGPTESCIYAINLPRFKPFILGTIAGGIGGWLISIFNVGLNNLAGLGGDVGFLAYTDKLVLAIIIDLVSFVLGILITYVFWNEQQAEEILFKDITKELKIKTGHYSSKLQTLLIKLKIKKEQTSEKQTEIIKTYKDIDLLYKDIKKFSKQTLKYEKLVEKLKKIETKNYKIKNNILAKKLEEQKLKLENQIKRQEDIIIKNSKINYTKIKNYIEQLEKITNSNLKDFKTKYYSAINKIALDYKLIN
- a CDS encoding DUF2326 domain-containing protein, whose protein sequence is MPIENEKSKPYYKFNLSVLNHSSGKKQGEIICYDLAYIQFADHFNINCLHFLLNDKKELMSDNQLIGVSNYLLNSNAQLIISILKDKIPDEVWKNSNVVLELSQKDKLFKFD
- a CDS encoding ABC-three component system protein encodes the protein MTQKNINVSILAEIINKLSEINLAETKVRIPKVKPFKMQDKINFNNLIKTKYIIEDHCFFSSIVYDIYYQFDEQANNRSFAVLQTIRQVYNELTSLNKYSSDEIYNKCKNKIKSFVENSINLKVLEIESLLLYIDIILVDAFIRCEIFKEVEII
- a CDS encoding DeoR/GlpR family DNA-binding transcription regulator, giving the protein MLKDQRRQKILEIVNEKDFVTNRQLAKLLSSTIQTIISDISELDKGKKLYKVYGGAKSANSLAKRYELFDEEKQHINIDIKDLIAQKASEYVSNGDLIFLDTGTTTKQMIKYLINKKIIVVTNGYSIALKLVEQDIEVILLGGSINPSTHATIGELALKNLDNFYFDKVFIGMNNLSSQHFYTTNIKEALIKEKAIKNSDKSFILMDSSKFGSKNVIKVDVLKETILISDKDTDEYKGLIINLE
- a CDS encoding 1-phosphofructokinase, which translates into the protein MHNKIHIVSLSPSIDYILKFDNFLKNKTNRPKSQYMYAAGKAIHISMLLNRLNIDNELLVFTNGSFETFFYNDLKKEQIKYKKFKSNGDIRINLKIIDNEQTESSSYAPEININELNKLKKIFK